Proteins encoded within one genomic window of Bemisia tabaci chromosome 2, PGI_BMITA_v3:
- the LOC140223910 gene encoding uncharacterized protein yields MDERWEVWKAKFEIFMCATTGESDTRRNCLLLQFLGDDAYSIYASFNKKYDELTHKQLIELFDAHFKPEKNVEMALYKLITRKQKEDETLDEFVTNLKNLSLACNLDNQRDKIVEAIMIANLLPKFEEVRIPVLMKQDETLENAIKTIKTFDASRRQVQEMDGNEPAVGKINRRYQDNGRQSAEQRSHRRTTNSAKQYASGPKHKGQSNWRYGSSKVQADDSRRTGNYSRCKNCGDTNHYSGRCPAIGRKCDNCNGSNHFSRVCKNAERKVRLVDEESIDSDDYYSEDEGPELFIGAIESKQEDDQWYVTLNVNDYYTNFLVDTGAQANVIPANLSKRIIGKRPILKTNVKLTSVTGEKMQVVGECNLKCVNEQAGEAHVIKFIVADINTPPILGYKTCKQLGVLQQINVIADEYKPIVHQFEVFKGIDRIKNCKCKIKINDNAKPTAEPPRKIPHKLRRRVWKELQRMMQLGVIERVTEPTEWVNPIATVSKPNGEVRICLDPHALNKEIITPKHYIPTLEDVKAKLKNSTVFTTLDAKSAFWALELDEESSKLTTFATPFGRFKFLRLAFGLTCASEMFQSKMYELFGDFPNLIIYIDDFLIYGDKKTHDETLKRNNNKRESLLPHEIADYLYKKVGMDYMDFNKDLYIVIVDYYSQSPEIAIISSTKASSLITRVEQMKKYHKGHGELSEFQAEDPLFFKKLWKGAWEPGKIVKKCKQPRSYVIESKNRKQYRRNRLFIKPKKDCQNENNLNSGYNILKKPQTEDNKDSCIVVETSKLS; encoded by the exons ATGGATGAACGCTGGGAGGTTTGGAAggctaaatttgaaatcttCATGTGTGCAACGACAGGAGAGTCAGACACAAGAAGAAATTGTTTGCTATTACAATTTCTTGGGGATGATGCATACAGCATATATGCATCGTTCAATAAGAAGTATGACGAACTCACACATAAGCAACTCATAGAACTGTTTGATGCACACTTCAAGCCAGAAAAGAATGTGGAAATGGCTTTATACAAATTAATAACCAGAAAACAGAAAGAAGATGAGACATTGGACGAGTTTGTTACTAATTTGAAGAATTTAAGCCTGGCCTGTAACCTAGACAATCAAAGGGATAAAATTGTCGAAGCGATTATGATTGCAAATTTGCTGCCGAAGTTTGAAGAGGTGAGAATTCCAGTATTAATGAAGCAGGATGAGACGTTGGAGAATGCCATCAAAACCATCAAAACGTTTGATGCATCAAGGCGTCAAGTGCAAGAAATGGATGGCAATGAACCTGCTGTTGGAAAGATCAACAGACGTTATCAAGACAATGGAAGGCAAAGTGCAGAGCAGCGCAGTCATCGAAGAACTACCAACAGTGCAAAGCAGTATGCAAGTGGTCCGAAGCACAAGGGACAATCAAATTGGCGGTACGGTTCTTCTAAGGTGCAAGCCGATGACTCGAGAAGGACGGGAAACTACAGTAGGTGCAAAAACTGTGGAGATACCAATCATTATTCTGGAAGGTGCCCTGCCATTGGGAGAAAATGTGACAATTGTAATGGGTCAAATCATTTCTCAAGAGTTTGCAAGAATGCTGAGCGAAAAGTGAGACTGGTGGATGAGGAGTCGATTGATAGCGACGATTACTATTCGGAAGATGAAGGTCCTGAGCTATTCATTGGTGCGATCGAATCCAAGCAGGAGGACGATCAGTGGTATGTAACTCTGAATGTCAATGACTACTATACAAATTTTTTAGTCGATACAGGTGCCCAAGCGAATGTAATCCCTGCTAATTTAAGTAAAagaataataggcaaaagaccCATTCTTAAAACTAATGTCAAATTAACTTCAGTTACTGGAGAAAAAATGCAAGTCGTTGGTGAGTGCAATCTCAAATGTGTTAATGAGCAAGCGGGCGAAGCCCATGTAATTAAATTTATTGTGGCGGATATTAATACACCCCCAATATTAGGTTATAAAACTTGTAAGCAATTAGGTGTACTGCAACAAATTAATGTAATTGCGGATGAATATAAACCAATAGTTCATCAATTTGAAGTGTTTAAAGGAATAGAtcgcataaaaaattgcaagtgtaaaattaaaataaatgataatgCGAAACCGACAGCTGAGCCGCCGAGAAAAATTCCTCATAAATTGCGTAGGAGAGTTTGGAAAGAACTACAAAGGATGATGCAATTAGGAGTAATTGAAAGAGTAACGGAGCCTACCGAGTGGGTAAATCCAATTGCAACGGTGTCAAAACCGAATGGAGAAGTAAGAATCTGCTTAGATCCTCATGCcttaaataaagaaattataacgcCAAAACATTATATTCCAACATTAGAAGATGttaaagcaaaattaaaaaattcaactgtATTCACAACGTTGGATGCCAAATCAGCCTTTTGGGCCCTAGAATTAGACGAAGAAAGCTCTAAACTAACAACCTTTGCCACTCCATTTGggagatttaaatttttgagactTGCCTTTGGTCTTACTTGTGCAAGTGAAATGTTCCAAAGCAAAATGTATGAATTATTTGGAGATTTTCCGAACCTGATTATTTATATTGATGATTTTTTGATTTATGGTGATAAGAAGACACATGATGAGACCCTCAAAAGA AACAACAATAAACGAGAAAGCCTGCTTCCCCACGAAATTGCAGATTATCTTTATAAAAAAGTAGGCATGGATTATATGGATTTCAACAAAGATCTGTACATAGTGATAGTGGATTACTATTCTCAATCTCCAGAAATCGCTATAATCAGTAGTACCAAAGCCAGTAGCCTCATAACACGG GTGgagcaaatgaaaaaatatcacaagGGTCATGGAGAATTATCAGAATTCCAAGCAGAAGACccattattctttaaaaaattatggaaaggtGCTTGGGAACCTggcaaaattgttaaaaaatgtaaacaacccCGCTCTTATGTAATAGAAAGTAAAAATAGAAAGCAATACAGGAGAAATAGATTATTTATTAAACCTAAAAAAGACTGTCAGAATGAAAATAATCTAAATAGTGGTTATAATATCTTGAAAAAACCTCAAACAGAGGACAATAAGGATAGCTGCATCGTAGTGGAAACCTCCAAATTATCTTAA